The genome window TCGCCGATTTGGTGATAACGGTATCGCCGCCATTGAAGTTGTAGACACCGGCCTCATAGGCCTTGCGGATGGCAAGTGCCGGCGGATGACAATCGCCGGACCATTGCAGGACCTCTACCTTCTTCCCGGGCGGCGCCAGACGCGTGTTGATGTAGTCGATGGAGCCGCTGATTTCCCGATCCAGATCGAATTTATAGCCAGGGATGTTCAGCGAGAAAGCCGCATCGCTACCGCCGGCATCGGTCTTCGCACCGGTTTCCGCGTCGACCTCGTCCCACTGGAAAGGATGCGAATACGTATGGCTACCGATTTGCACATTCGGCAACGCGAACATTGCCTTTGCAATTTGCTCGAGACGCGGCGAGATCTTCGGATACAGCCCCGTGGGCCCGACTTCCCCTTCGATCACCGACAGCAGCATCGGCACTTTGTAGCGCGAGAAAATGCGATCGTACAACGCTTGGCCCGAGTAGTCCGGCCCCGGGAACTCCGCGCGCGATGCGAACCCGTCGCCATCGACGTGCGTCATGAACAGCCGCAGACCGTTCTCCGTCGTCAGACTCGGCGAGGGCAACGGTGCGAGCCGCAAGGCACGGGTCAAGAAGCTGATCGGGTTGATCGCCCAGCGCTGCAACTCGATGCCATTGAGCGAGACGACCTTGTACGGCGCGAGCGCATAGCCGCCCCATGGCATAAGGCCGATTTCGTCGACCTGCTGACCGTTCGCGTTGAAGCGCAGCAGCGTCTGCCCTTGGGGATCGATGATGCGCACGCCCTGAATATCGCGCGGATCGACATTCGGTTTGATCTCGAAGCCCGCCAACGGATCGCTTTGCACAATGTTGACCGGACCGCTGAACGGCCCTTGCACCGAGCGCAGACCGAGTGCCTGGCCGGCCCCATCGTTCAGATCGAAGCCGAAGCGCCCCAAGAAAGCGATCGGTACATGCGCGTCGATCCGGCTGCCGATCCATTCGCGCCAGGCCTGTACGTTCGGCACGTTTTCATCATCGATCCAGACGACGATCCCGGCGTAGCGATCCGGATTGATATCCTGCGGGAACGGCTTATCGAGATCGGCGTATTCGACGGTGTATCCCAAATAGTTCAGCGGTCCGGCGATGTTGTGCACGCGCACGGCGAGATCCAGCGCCTCGTGCGTGTTTCGGTCCTGAACCACCAATACTCTGCGCGGCATCACTTCGATCTTGCCGATACCGACGACGTCGACGCTGCGGTCCGTCACATAGGGCAGTCCGCCTGCCGCCACCACCTGCCTGGCCGCACGACGCGCGCAGTCGCGATCGACGGCGTCGCAATATTCGATATCGATCACCGGCACGCCGGTCTGAGCCGTGAATGCATGCGCGGCGGCCAGACGTTGGGTGCGTACCGTATCGGCGACCGGCGTCAATGCGCCGTCCGCGCCAGCCTGCAGCAACAGGGATGGCCCCACGACGGCATACAGCGATCCGGCAAACGCAGCGGACTGCGCCACCGCATCGTCGCCGCTGACCATCAACTTGGCATCCGGATATTGCGCGTGGATGCGCGTCACGGTGTCGGCACCGACGCCGCTGTCGACCATGAAGCCGCGGAATCCGCGTTGCCATAAGGATTGAATCGATTGCAGGACGTTCTGGTTCGCCGCCGTACCCGCGACGTGCGCGATCCACGTAGTGTGGCGCAACGGATGCGCCAGTGGGTCGAATGTCGTACGGGAATCGAGGACCACTGCATCGAACGATTGCAACTCGCCCACGGGGGGATTCGCGCCATAGAAAAATGCGACGTTCGGCGTCATGGCGGCGTTGCGCTGCGCCCCAACCGACACACTATTCGATGCACCGTTTGGATTGAACGTTTGATTGGCGGAAGGTGCGGCCAGCGCACACGCCAACGGCAAGGTCAGCGTCAAGGTCAGCATGATGCCTCTTGCCCAGGCCATGGATCGCCGGACATGCGGCTGCCGATAAGGACCGATCGACTGCCTGCCGGAGCAGGCATGAAACACTTGATTCTCTGCCACGTGTAGAGCCCGATGCGTGGTTCGTCAAGGTAAGCAAGGCGGCGTGCGCACAAGGGGTCAGCTTGTCCGAGAGCCTGGTCCGTGGCTCTTGCGTTGCATGCAACGCGTCCGAACGACCACCGGTCAGTATCGAAGCGCCGCCCCAGCATTACCGATTATTGCAGACGCATTGATTATGCGTCGTCCGCGCGGAATAGGCAGCATCCGACTGCTGAATTGTCGTCGTTTTGAGACAACGGCAAAGGACGGCCATCGTTCCGTGCGAAGACACGCATCCTGAAGATGATCGTTCGTGGATGACGCCAACCACGTTGATTCATTGTTCGCGACACCAGATCATCGATGCCACTGAATGCGTGCGGGCCGCAAGATAGCACAGAGTACGCGCATCGCGCTTTAGCTTCTTTTTTTAGGCGCGCGATCGAACGTACTTGGCAGACTTACCAGTTGGCGTTAAAGACCTGATTCAATTCGGCGAGGGCCTCCGCCGAGAGCGGCTCCGGCTTCGGCGTGGTCATCAGCCAGAGCTTGGCGGTTTCTTCCAATTCCTCTAGCGCATAACAGGCTTTCAGCACCGACTGTTCCCAGATCACCGGGCCCAGCCGCTCCAACATCACACCGCGTACCTGATTCGCCAGCAGCGCGACCTGCTCGGCCACTTCGGGCGCGCCCGGCCGACGATAGCGAATCAACGGGATGTGCCCCACTTTCATCACCTGATACGGCGTCAACGGCGGCAGAATGTCGCTCGCACCACCGGTGGCGTCATCGCCGGCGCGCCACACGCCCGCCAGCGTCAATGCGACGAGATGCGTCGAATGGGTATGCACGACGCCGCCGACCGAGGGATTTCGATCATAGACTTGGCGGTGTAATTGCAATGTCTTCGATGGCTTGTCGCCGCTAATCCATTCGCCCGCGCTCGACACCTTGGCGATGGCGACCGGATCGAGGCGACCGAGGCAGGCATCGGTCGGCGTGATCAGCCAGCCATCGTCGAGGCGCGCACTAATATTGCCGGCGCTTCCGACCGTATACCCGCGGCTGTACAAGCTCAGGCCCGCATCGCATATTTCCTCGCGCAAGCGCGATTCCTGGCTCATTTCGCGCTCCCTGCGATTGCCGTATTCGCGCCGTCTGCAGCCACCAATCGCACCGTTTTCTCGAAGAAGTCGTCGCTGCCGAAATTGCCGGATTTCAGCACCACCGACAAGGTTCGGCCGCCGCCCAACGTCGCCGTTAGCGGCACGCCCGGATCTATCTGCGCACCGATACGCAGCGCTTTGACGTCCAAGGCATTGACGATCGCGCCCGAGGTCTCGCCGCCGGCGACGATAAATCGTCCGACGCCTTCATCGAGCAAGGTCTTGGCGATCTTGCCGAGCGCATCCTCGATCATCGCCCCGGCCGCCTCGACACCGAGGGCGGCCTGCACGGCCTTGACATCGTCCGGTGTCGTGGTCGCATAGACGAGCGCGACCTTGCCCGCGGCAATCGCTTCCCGCGCGACGGCGAGCGCGGCCGCGATCACCGGCTGGCCTTTCGAGAGCGACATCGCATCGAGACGGTACGCCGGATGACCGGCCGCCAGCCACGCGGCCACCTGTCGTTGCGTCGCCTGCGATGCACTGCCCGCCAGCACCACCGTCGGGGCGTCGACGAAGGGCAGCAATGCCGCATCGCCCTCGCGCAACAAGCCTTCCTTGCGGAAATTTGCTGGCAGCCCCATTGCAACGCCGGAGCCGCCCGTCACGAGCGGCATGGCCGCGCAGGCTTCGCCCAGTGTCATCAGATCGGCGTCGTCGATGGCATCGGCGATGGCCATGCCCACGCCGTCGGCTTGCAACGCAGCGTATTGCGTGCGCACCGCGGCGGCCCCCTTCGCGACCACGTCCTGACGCACGAGTCCCACGTTGCGCGTGGTCTGGCGCTGCAACACACGGACGAGATTCGCATCGTGCATCGGCGTCAACGGGTGGTGCGCCATGCCGGACTCGCTCAACAGCGTGTCCATGACAAACAGATGACCGCGAAACAAGGTCCGCCCCGCAGCTGGAAACGCCGGGCAGGCGATCGTAAAGTCGGTCCCGAGCGCCGCCATCAAGGCCTCCGCAACTGGGCCAATATTGCCGGCATCGGTCGAGTCGAACGTGGAGCAATACTTAAAGAAGAACTGCCGGCAGCCCTGTTCGCGCAGCCACGCCAAGGCGCGCAGCGAGGCATCGATGGCCTGCGCCACTGGCGCGGTGCGCGATTTCAATGCGATGACGATCGCATCGGCATCCAGCGCATTGGCCAGCGACGCCTCAGGCACGCCGATCGTCTGGACCGTGCGCATGCCGCCTCGTACGAGGATATTGGCCAAGTCCGTGGCGCCGGTGAAATCATCGGCGATACATCCCAGCAAAGGACGGGGGGCGTTGCTCATACAGTCTCCGTCATCAGGACAGCGGAAATAAGATAGGGGCGTGAATCAATGTGAATATCTGTGCGTGGCGCGCGGCAGACATTGATCGACACGCAACGTATAGGCGAAATGCTACACGAAATTTCACATCGACATTGTCGGTCTCGGCGAAAGTTAAGCACGAAATACTATTTATCAGGCCATGATATGGCGAAATGCCCACGTGACCTAGCGTTTACCTTGATGTGAATTTGTGTGAATTTCATTGACCTTCTGGTGATATTCCAAATAACATTCGCAGCATTGCGCTGTGACGAGCTGTCGCGCGGCGCCAAACCATCCGTGGGGAATGCGATGAATTTCGAATTACTGTTCGCTGCCGAGTCTGATCGCGTGGTGCGCTATGCACTCACCGGCGCCAAAGGCGGTTTCTCTCGCACGCTGTTGGCCCAGACGCGGTTGATGCCGAAATTGGTTCCGGCCATTTTGTGTGATCTGGACGTCACGGGACTGCGCGCCTTGTGCATCGAGCTCGGATTCGCGCAATCGTCGCTGCTGATCTGCGAAAACGCCGATGCGGTTGCCGCAGCGCCTGCGGATGCGATCGTGCTGATCGCCGATGTGACGTTGTTGGATACGCGTCGCTATGACATCCTCGTCGAGGCCACAGGCAATCCGGCGATCGGTTATCGCACGGCCGCCACGGCCATCGAGGCGAAGCGTCATATCGCGATGGTGAGTAAGGAAGTCGACGCGGTCTCCGGCATCGCGCTGTCCGATCTCGCCCGCCAACACGGCGTGGTCTACACGACAGCCGATGGCGATCAACCCGCCAATTTGATCGGCTGGGTCAGTTGGGCACGCGTACTCGGACTCGATATCGTCGCCGCCGGCAAGTCCAGCGAATACGATCTGGTATTCGATCCCGCATCGGGCAAGGTCACCCAGTTGGATCAGGTCATCGACGCCCCGGATTTGGGCGGCTTGCTGAAATTGGGCGACGATATTCCCGCCACGCTCGCCGCGCGACGTGCCGCCTTGAACGGCCTGAAGACGTCGGCAACGGCAGACTATTGCGAGATGTCGGTCGTCGGCACCAATACCGGCCTGGTCACCGACACGGAGCTGATGCACTACCCAATCGCACGCACCGCGGAATTGGCGGACATCTATGCGCTGCAGGAAGACGGTGGCGTGCTGCGTCGCGGCGGCGTGATCGATGTTTTCAACGTGCTGCGCCTGCCGGACGAAGCGAGTTTCGCCGGCGGCGTGTTCGTGGTGGTTCGCACGACCGACGGTCCCACCTGGGCGTTGCTGCAGCAAAAGGGCCACGTGGTAAGCCGCAATGGTCGCTATGCCTGCCTCTATCTGCCGTATCACTTCATGGGCGTGGAAACGCCGATCTCGCTGTTGAACGCGGTGCTGCATGGTCGGGCATCGGGTTCGGACAAGCCGTCGCAATGTGTCGTGCTAGCCGGCCGTACCAAAGAAGCCATCCCGGCCGGCACACGGTTGACGATGGGCGGCCACCATCATGACGTGACAGGCGTACAGGCGGTCTTGTGTCCGCGTACCGACGTGCCGAGCGATGTCGCACCGCTCTATCTCGCGGCACATGCCACCACCAAGCGCGATTTGGCTGCCGGCGAGCTGCTTCGCATCGGCGACATCGAAGGCTATGACCCGGCGCTGCACGACGCCTGGCAAATCGGCATCGCCCCGAAGCGCGCACAGTAACGCGCTGATCGAGGCGGCTGGCACCTGCGCGCAAGGCGGATTACGTCGACGCGCAAGTGACCGGCCATTTCAAGGGCGCGAAAGAAAACGCTTACAACAGCACGCGGCAGAGAAAAGAGACGAGCATGACGCATGATATGTATTCGGTGGTCCTGGCGGTTCTGTCCATCGCAGTGCTGATCCTATTGATCACGCGCTTGAAATTGAATCCGTTTTTGGCGTTGATGTTGACCTCGCTCGGCCTGGGCTTGGCACATGGTCTCGCGCCGGTGGCCGTGGTCGACGCCTTTACAAAGGGTTTCGGCGGCGCCTTGGCGAAGACCGGCCCGGTCGTCGGACTGGGCACCTTGCTGGGTGGCATCCTGCTCGGTTCGGGCGGGGCCGACCGCATCGCCAATGCCTTCATCGGTCAACGTCCGGTGAAAACGATCCCGTGGGCGATCTGTGCCGCGGCCTTGCTGATCGGCATGCCGCACCTGTTCGACGTCAGCTTCATCATGCTCGCGCCGCTCGTCTACACCGTTGCAAAGCGGACCAAATCGCATTTGCTCTACATCGGCCTGCCCCTCGGTGCGGGTCTCTATACGGCGCACGGGCTGTTGCCCCCTCACCCGGCACCGATGGCCGCCGTCGTGACCTACCACGCCAACACGGGCTTGACCATCGCGTACGGCTTGCTGATCGCCGTGCCGAGCGCCATCATTTGCGGCCCCTTGTTCACGAAGCTCGCCAGCCGCTGGTTCGGCCCGGCACCGGACTTGAACGCTGGGCCGGTAGGCGCCCGTGATGCGGACGAGCGCGCCCAACGCGTCTCGTTGCCGATGGCCGTGATGTCGGTATTGCTGCCGCCCGCATTGATGCTGGTCGGCACGATCGGGCTGGGCCAGACGGCAAAGGGTTCGACCGCCTATACCGTATTCCAGGCGTTGAACGATCCGATACTGTCCTTGCTGGTCGCCGTGATCTTCGCTTTCTTCGCACTGGGCCTGAAGGCGGGACACAGCCTGTCCGAAGTGCAAAAGATGGCGAGCAAGGGATTGGCGCCGCTGGGGGCGATCCTGCTGATTCTCGGCGCCGGCGGCGGTTTCAAGGATATGCTCACCGCCGTGCATCTTGACACCCTGATCGTGTCGCATCTCTCGACGTTGTCGCTCGATCCCTTGGTGCTGGCCTGGTTGATCGCCGCGCTGCTGCGGATCTGCGTCGGCTCGGCGACGGTCGCCACGTTGGCGGCGGCTGGTATCGCGGCGCCGCTGGTCGGCTTGCATCCCGGCATGTCGCCCGAGTTGCTGGTCCTGGCCACCGCCTCGGGTGCGGTCATGCTGTCACACGTCAACGACTCCGGATTCTGGTTGTTCAAGGAGTATTTCCAGTTGTCGGTGGGCCAGACGCTGCGCACGTGGACGGTTATGTTGTCATTGCAATCGCTGCTGGGCCTGGCAGGCGTCTTGCTCATTCAGGCCGTCATCGCGTAATCTAGCGCCGCGGACACGATGCGGACCGCTAACGACCGTCGGGATGGGGTTTTACCTTCCCGCTTACGCACCCAATCGCGCGCGCGTCGTGCCACCCGAAACCGCCCCGAAGCATGATGTCCGAAGAACACGCCACCGACCGCCCGCGCAACGAGATGGATCCTCAGACCGCACCGCCCGTATTGATCCCGGATCAACGCCGCGAATCGATTCTGCGGGAGTTGCGGCGCCATGGCGTCCTCAGCGTCCATCAGTTGACCGAGATGTTCCAATGCTCGCATATGACGGTGCGACGCGACATTTCCGTGTTGGAGCAGGAGGGACGGGCTTACTCGGTACCGGGCGGCGTGCGCATCGCCAGCCAGTTGAGCACCGAACCCAGTCATCAGGTCAAGGCCATCGTCGAGCTTGCGCAAAAGCGGGCCATCGCGGCGCATGCCGCCACGCTGCTGCACGCTGGCATGACCGTCTATCTGGATGCCGGCACGACGACGCTGTCGATCGTGCCGCATATCATCGCGCTCCAGGACATGACTGTCATCACCAACGATTTCCCGGTCGTCGAGGCCTTGGTCGAGGCGCCGCACGTGAACGTCATTCATATCGGCGGGGTCCTCGATCATCCGAATCGATCCAGCGTGGGGCCGCTGGCCGCGGCGACATTGCGTCAGTTGGCCAGCGACGTCGCCTTCGTGTCCAGCAGCTCATGGGACTTGCAGCGCGGCCTGACTACGCCCTCGGCGCCCAAGGTCGAAGTCAAGCGCGCGGCAATGGAAACGGCGTCGCGCAAGATCCTGGTCACGACGAGTTCCAAGTACGGCACCTTCGGCACCTACCGGATTGCCGGGCTGGCGCAGTTCGACCAGATCATCACCGACGACGCGCTTGCCGACGCCGCCGCCCACCGCCTGCAGGACGCCGGCATCGATATCAGTCTCGTCTCCGTGCCTGGCACAAGCCGTTGAACGCGCGCGCGCCTACGAATTAAGGCTCATCGGTCGGACCGCCCCTTCCACGGCCGCGGGCAGCCCGAACATGCGGCGAACGATGGCGAGAAACGCACCATAGGGACGCCCCAGCACCAGCATCATCACCGTCGCCCCGAGTGTGCCCATCCATAGCCCTCGTCCGGCCGCACCATTCACGGCGATGATCAGCGCATAGATCGGCACTTGGAATGTCACTAAGGCAATGCTGTCCCACATGATCTGCGAAAGACGGCCGACGCCGGCCCGGCGCATCACGTAATCGCGCCATAGGCCATAGGGACGTCCGACCGGCACCATCAAGGCTGCGCCCAGGAGCCGCGCGTGCAGGACCTGATCCCAGCGCATCCCTGCGATAAAACGCTCGTTGAGAAGACCGGTCGTCGTGAAAAACACGATCAGCGCCACCGTGTCCGCCACGACCAGACGATGTCGAGAGAGCGACGAGAACACCTTTGCCGTCATGGTCGGTTTTACCCTCGCGTAAAAAACTTAGATGCCGAACAGCGCACTGGTCTCTGGGACAAAGCCCCGTGCGCGCAGGCAGTCGTAGAAGCGCCGAAGACGCTGTCCCGCAAAATGCCGCGTCAGGAACACGGCGACCGCCCCTCTGCCTTCATGCCTGACCGGCACATAGGGCAGGTGAAAGGGATGGGGTTCGCCCGGGACGAAAAAGATCGGGCAGTCGTGCGGATCGAAACCGTTGCTGAACGGGTTGCCGGTCTCGTCGTTATGACAGACCAGATCGCCGCCGCGATAACCGCTGCGCCGGATGGCATCGTTCAACATGCTGATGATTCTGCGACCGAAGGGGTGCACATTGCCCATGTCGGGATCTTCGGAGGCAGCCGGATCATGCCGCACGCGCCGATCGACGCCGATCAGACAAAACCCGCCGGTGCCGCGCCAGCGACGCACCGCGCCCCCGGGCAAGGCGAGCTGCCCTTCTTGCATCTTCGCACGCAACGGCACCGGCCGCTGGTTGGCCGCCTGTCCGCGCAGCGGGATCAGCGTAAAGAGATCGTAATCCACCGTTACCGGCATCACCGGCGGCAGCGTCACGATCGCACGCATGGCGCGAGGCGGCGCTGTCATCCCGGGGGCATCGGCGGGCAAGCCAGAACGCGGCACGATCGCGAGCGCCGCGCTCGATTGCTCCGCTGTCTGCGGGTTCGACAAGACCTCGACAGCCGCCCCGTGCTCGTCCAACACGCGGCCCCTGCGATCGATGCTGAACGCTTTCATCTTGCCGTGATAGGCCGCGACATAGTGGCGGGGGCGCACTTCGACAATCTTCGCGCGCCGCTTCAACGTGTCGATCTGTCCCCCGGTCAGTACCAGCGGTATCGCGCGCGCACCGCTACGCAGCGCATCGACTACCGCCCGAGCGTGGGCATCGCGATGCTCGACTGCCACCTTGGCATATTCGGCCTTAACGGGAACGAATCCCGCCGTGGGGCCATCCGCGCTCGACTTCGCCTTCAGATGGAAATTTTTTGCCGGATATCCCTGCCGCAACAACGGCGTGGCGGTCGGGTTCGGCGCCCGCAGCCCGATGACGACCCGAACATGATCGGAGACTGACTGAATCGCGTCGCCGTACAAAAGGGGTGGCGCGGGTTCGACACCGGGCAAGTCGCTGCCCGCGCCGCTAGTGCCAGACCTGACATTGCGAGCATCCAACCGCGCTACGGAGGACCGCGCGGAGGACAGGGTTGGCGCAATGCCCGACGAGCCGCATAAAAACGAGGAGAAGCGACCCGTGCAAGCAGACGAACCAGCGGCCGCGGTGCCCTCGGCGCGCGACGCGGCGGACGCCGGCCAACGCAACGGCCGCGTATGGGGCGCCTGAGGCGTGATGCGCATGCGATGTCTCCCGTCTTCGCGCAACGTGCGCAGAAACCGTGAGACACGCCCGGCATTTCTATCGTTCACGCATCGACCGAACGGCCTGTAGGGTCATCGCACCGAAACGATGCGCAGCGTCACGCCGACTTACGCGGATGAGGACCCGTGGGTGTCGGGCCGGCCTGGCATCCCCTGCCCTTGCAAGGACGGGATGGTGAGAAAACGTTCCGCGAGCCAGTCGGAAAACGCCGCGACTTTACGCAACGGCGTCCCCGGCGCGCGCAACAGCCAGATTTGTCGCGGCGCCGGCCGATGCTCGGCGAGCACCTCATGCAATGCGCCCGATTCCAAATGCGCTTGCGTGGCGAACAGCGACGTCATCACCAGTCCCAGACCTGACAAGGCGCTTTGCAGGAAGGCATTGGCGTCCGTGACCACGACGGCATCCTGCATATCGATCATGACTTCGGTGCCAGTGTCGTCGACGAGTGGCCAACGGCGGATGCGGCCGGTCTGCGCCGAGCGGTAATTCACCGCGCGATGCCGGGCAAGATCCGCCAGCGTCAACGGCGTGCCATATTCGGCCAGATACGACGGCGCCGCACAGACGATCGTCGTCGAGGCGCCAAGCGGTTTGGCGACCAGATCGATGTCGTCCAGCAAGCCCGTCCGGATTATGCAGTCCAGCCCTTCCTTGATCAGGTCCACCCGGCGGTCCGTCGTACTCAACTCGACGCGCAGTTCTGGATAGCGCGCGAGAAAGTCGGGCAAGGCCGGGATCACGATGTGATGCGCCAGGATGGCGGGGAGATCGACGCGCAAGACGCCGCGCGGCGACGCATCCGCATCGATCATCTCGTCCTCGAGCGTATGCAGATGCTCGAGGACGGCTCTGCAATGCTCAAGACAGCGCTTGCCGTGCTCGGTGACGCTGACGTGACGCGTCGAGCGGTTCAATAACCGCGTGTTCAGATGCGCCTCGAGGGATTGCACGGCCCGGGTGACTCTCGGGACCTCCATCTGTAGCGCGTCTGCCGCCTTGGTAAAACTTCCGGTTTCCACCACGCGAACGAAAACCTGCATCGCATTCAGCAAATTGATGGCCACCCGCACTCCTTTTTTACCGCCGAGATGCGCCGCTCGGGCGCGTCGGACTTCAGACGCTGGCGCCGGGCGCGCGGATTGTGGACCGCACGATACCTTGCCGCTTGGCGTAATTATAGGATGCTTGCTTCCGCTTCACCATGCGCGTTGCCGTCTCGTACTGTGGCGAATCTGCCTCGACAGGGCGTTTTTCTGACCGAAACCGATGGCAATCGCCGGCCGGATGCAATCGGCGGCCGGAAATTCCTACGGATTGCGCCGTGAAATGGCGGGATACAGGTAGAATCCGCCTGTATCCCGCGATCGTGCGATAGCGACGTTGCGGCTTCCCGTTCTCGCGTCTGGCCGTCGGGATCCGCGCGTCGGGCGAGGTCCCTGACCGTCCGCACGGATTTTAAAATCATTCGTAGTGCCCTGCCGCATGCCCCGCACGCTCTTGCGTACCCCTGCGACGATCGCACTTGTTTTGATCGTCGCATTCTGCACGTTGGCCGGCGCGGCCATCGGCACTGGTATTGGCCAGGCCACTGTCGTCGCCCAACAGCGCGCCGAGGCGGGGCTGCTGGCGCAACTATGGGTGCGCCGCGCCAGCGAAATCAGCGTCGAAGCGGACCAGACATTGGCCGAGATCGATCGTTCGTCGCTGCCGATCTGTTCCGACGCCGACATCGACCGTCTGCGCAAGCTCGTGCTGACGACGCGTTTCCTGAAAAGTGCCGCACGCGAACGTGACGGCAAGATCCTCTGCACCTCGACCCGCGGCCGTGCCGATGCCGACATCACCATGGCGCCGGTCGACTTCGTCAATCAAAAGGGCCAGCAGTTCCTGCTCAATACGCACGAGGCCGGCGTCGAGGGCGCGAAAGCCATCGTCATTCGGCAGGGCACCGCCGCCATCACGATTCACTATCCGGCATACGACGTCGTCGTCGATCCCCGCTTCGACTATCTGGGTGTCGGCATTCAAGACAATCATCGCTTTCTGTT of Robbsia sp. KACC 23696 contains these proteins:
- a CDS encoding anthrax toxin-like adenylyl cyclase domain-containing protein produces the protein MRITPQAPHTRPLRWPASAASRAEGTAAAGSSACTGRFSSFLCGSSGIAPTLSSARSSVARLDARNVRSGTSGAGSDLPGVEPAPPLLYGDAIQSVSDHVRVVIGLRAPNPTATPLLRQGYPAKNFHLKAKSSADGPTAGFVPVKAEYAKVAVEHRDAHARAVVDALRSGARAIPLVLTGGQIDTLKRRAKIVEVRPRHYVAAYHGKMKAFSIDRRGRVLDEHGAAVEVLSNPQTAEQSSAALAIVPRSGLPADAPGMTAPPRAMRAIVTLPPVMPVTVDYDLFTLIPLRGQAANQRPVPLRAKMQEGQLALPGGAVRRWRGTGGFCLIGVDRRVRHDPAASEDPDMGNVHPFGRRIISMLNDAIRRSGYRGGDLVCHNDETGNPFSNGFDPHDCPIFFVPGEPHPFHLPYVPVRHEGRGAVAVFLTRHFAGQRLRRFYDCLRARGFVPETSALFGI
- a CDS encoding LysR family transcriptional regulator produces the protein MAINLLNAMQVFVRVVETGSFTKAADALQMEVPRVTRAVQSLEAHLNTRLLNRSTRHVSVTEHGKRCLEHCRAVLEHLHTLEDEMIDADASPRGVLRVDLPAILAHHIVIPALPDFLARYPELRVELSTTDRRVDLIKEGLDCIIRTGLLDDIDLVAKPLGASTTIVCAAPSYLAEYGTPLTLADLARHRAVNYRSAQTGRIRRWPLVDDTGTEVMIDMQDAVVVTDANAFLQSALSGLGLVMTSLFATQAHLESGALHEVLAEHRPAPRQIWLLRAPGTPLRKVAAFSDWLAERFLTIPSLQGQGMPGRPDTHGSSSA